One genomic region from Rosa rugosa chromosome 1, drRosRugo1.1, whole genome shotgun sequence encodes:
- the LOC133743927 gene encoding palmitoyl-monogalactosyldiacylglycerol delta-7 desaturase, chloroplastic-like: MLDWDRWLVKWRVQFRGREWNFVDIATFTSLVFLHFLSLFAPFYFTWTAFWLAIALYFVSGVGVTLSFHRNLSHRSFKLPRWLEYFFAYCGVLSLQRSPLDWVSVHRSHHQFTDTMKDPHSPVRGFWFSHVGWAIDYRGRNGSYDARLKNVGDLKRQPYYIFLHYTYPLHYAALGVLLYFVGGMPFLVWGMGVRTVLFLHATFGINSICHTWGKQVWETGDLSRNNWLIGLLAHGEGWHNNHHAFQHSARHGLEWWQIDVTWYVIRFLELVGLATEVKLPTETQKKQRALSNKMIHEEKQQQLETKVQNGKL, from the exons ATGCTTGATTGGGATCGTTGGCTGGTGAAATGGCGAGTACAGTTTCGGGGGAGGGAATGGAACTTCGTGGACATAGCCACTTTCACTAGCCTCGTCTTCTTGcacttcctttctctttttgcgCCATTTTACTTCACCTGGACTGCGTTTTGGCTGGCCATTGCGCTCTACTTTGTCTCAGGTGTCGGTGTAACCCTTTCGTTCCATAGGAATCTCTCCCACAGAAGCTTTAAGCTTCCCAGATGGCTCGAGTACTTCTTTGCCTATTGTGGGGTTTTATCACTTCAG AGGAGTCCACTTGATTGGGTGAGCGTACACAGATCCCACCATCAATTTACAGACACAATGAAAGACCCTCATAGCCCAGTGAGAGGATTCTGGTTTAGTCATGTTGGTTGGGCGATCGATTACCGTGGTCGAAACGGAAGT TATGACGCACGACTAAAGAATGTTGGAGATTTGAAAAGACAACCATACTATATATTTCTCCATTATACATACCCTCTTCATTATGCTGCTCTTGGAGTTCTATTGTACTTTGTTGGAGGAATGCCCTTTTTGGTTTGGGGAATG ggAGTAAGGACGGTGCTTTTTCTCCATGCTACATTTGGAATAAACTCAATTTGCCATACATGGGGAAAACAAGTATGGGAAACTGGTGATTTATCCAGAAACAACTG GTTGATTGGATTGCTGGCACATGGAGAAGGTTGGCATAATAATCACCATGCTTTTCAGCACTCAGCTCGACACGGCTTGGAATGGTGGCAAATTGATGTTACTTGGTATGTCATAAGATTTCTTGAACTTGTGGGTTTGGCAACAGAAGTGAAGCTTCCAACTGAGACTCAGAAGAAACAAAGAGCTTTAAGCAACAAAATGATCCACGAGGAGAAGCAGCAGCAGCTTGAAACAAAAGTCCAAAATGGCAAGCTTTGA